One Salvia splendens isolate huo1 chromosome 1, SspV2, whole genome shotgun sequence genomic window, tttattaattattttgagagtctttttattatttagttCGTAATTAAttcgagcgtaattataagctccgtcgggttttcttgttggttctttcccgatgtaggattaggtcgaaccaaaccTAGGGTCCATAGAATATAAATAGGCCTTTGTCGATTTACAACAGATCATGAATGAAAATTACTATTGGCCAAATTCACGTTGTTTCCTTAAACCCTAGACGACGACTGCCTGACGGGAAGAATCCCGCACACAGCCGCTCGCCTGTGACCGACGATCCGATTTCGGACGCCGGAGTTTGTGTGTGTTTGCTGCAATTCGTGGCTGGAGACGAGTTGAGAGGGAGAGACTcttaacatctggtgctttcatcgacGTACTCATGAACCGATTCCATAATAACGGGAAGTCCGGTTGGGGCGGTCATCGCCCGGATTCGTTCGCAAGTGGGGCTTCGCGCCGACAGAATTTTTCAATCCGTCGTAATGATGTTTTTCACCGTCAACCGAGCGACGGGGAAGATTTGGAGGGTCGACCAAACGGTGATCCTCACCAAGAGGATACTGTGAATGGGAAGTTGGATCGCTTACTGGAGCAGATGAATAGATTTGATCAGTGGCGGGATGAGACGGATCGCAGATTCGAGAATATGGATCCGCCTGCGACGCGGGAAACGGAACCCCCTCTGGGGTTTGCTGAGACCGACGATGGGGGGTTTGAGGAGTTCAGGAAACGGAATTCGGGAGATATGGGGTACCGCGCACGACACCCTACTGGCGGCCGTCGCCAGGGTTCGATGGAGGACCGGGAATACCGCGTTGAAAGGGGCAGGTGGGGTTCGGCCTGGGATGCACCAGGGAATCGCTACGTTAGGCCTCAATTCGGAGGGGTTCCGCAGCAATTCGACAGGCCGGTGTCGTGTTGGGACCCGCCCCAACGATATCAATCGTCCTCTGGCTCGTTTGATAAAAATCAGGTATCCATGAAACCGCCTAGATTCGATGGCACCGACGCGACGAGCTGGATTTCCAGGGTTCACTACTATTTTGACCATGTTATGATGCCGGAGGCTCAGCGCCTTCATTATGCTGTTATGCTATTCGATCCACCAGCATCGGAATGGGTGTTTAACTACTGTGCCAACACCGATTTTGTCACGTGGCAAGAATTTCTGGAGGACGTTCGCCATCGCTTCGACAAACAGAGCTTCAAAGATTATTTCGGATTAATCGCCAAGCTGACCCAGACGGGAACAGTACTCGAGTACCATGATACATTTGAGAGGTACCTAAATCGGGTTCAGGGTGTCCCGGAGGTAAAACTGTTTACGCTATATGTGGCAGGCCTTAAGCCGGATATGCAGGAGCGGGTGACACTCCGCCAGCCGAGGTCCCTTGCAGCGGCCATGGCACTGTCATTGGAGTTAGCGGACTCCCAGCCTGACCGTAGCCTTGGGCAGTACCCGTCGGGTTTTCAACGAAGAACGTGGCAGGGGCGCGACAACCGCCCGTCGGCAAATCCATTAGGCCCACAGCCGCCAGCGGCACAGGGCGCAAGGCAGGGTCCGCTGGGGGAACCACAGCAGCGTGTAAAGGAGCAGACGCGAGGTCCAACCATCAGGGTGTCCCAGGCAGAGAAGTCTGAGCGTTCACGGCTAGGACTCTGTTGGCATTGTCCGGAGAAGTGGGTGATAGGTCACGTGTGTAAGCAGCGTATGCTCTGCTACGCGGATGAGGAGGACTCCTTTTCTGACGAGGGTGATGGTGATGTGAAGGACAACGATCTACAGCCAGAGATTGCACATATACACTCTCTAGAAGGGGGTAGGCGATCTCGACCGCTGAAGGTGTTGGGGCACATCCAGGATCGCGAGGTTTGCATTTTGGTTGACACTGGGAGTGACCGCGATTTCGTACACCCGACCATAGCAGAGAGCCTACATCTGCCCTTGTCCCCGATTCGGCCTTTTCGGGTGTTTGTGGGCAACGGCGCGGCTTTACTTTGCACTCATATGGCGATGCAGACGAAATTGAGGGTGCAAGGTTGCGAGTTTGTAGTGGACCTTCACATTTTACCGATTCATGGGCCGGATGTGATTTTGGGCATGGATTGGCTGGAGTCGTTAGGGAGGATCTCCGCCGATTTCTCAAGCAAAACGTTGGAATTCTGTCACAACCGGCAACCGTTTACCTTGCGCGGGATCACCGCCCCACCACGCCGCTTGGCGGCTCGGACTCTACTTTCAATGCATTCGTCCCCGGATGTGCTGGAATGTTTTGAAATTGCGTTGTTGGAATTGGAGTCCAGCGCAGGTGAACCGGCGCAGTTTCCCTCGGATCTGCCGAGAGGAGTAGCAGCGGTGTTAGACGAATTTGGGTCGGTCTTCAGAGTCCCGACGGGGATGCCACCAGTACGTCCGTATGACCACCGAATTCACTTGTTGCCGGGGTCAAAACCGGTCAACGTGCGCCCGTACAGGTATCCCTACTTCCAAAAAAACGAGATTGAACGACAAGTCCGGGAGATGTTGGAGCAGGGAATTATTCAGAGGAGCAATAGCCCGTTTTCGTCGCCGGTTTTGCTGATCCGGAAGAAAGACGGGTCTTTCCGTTTCTGCATCGATTATCGCTCCCTGAACACCGCGACGATCCCGGATCATTTTCCAATCCCAACAGCAGACGAATTATTTGATGAATTGGGGAAAGCAAGGGTGTTCTCCAAGCTAGATCTGAGGTCGGGCTACCACCAGATTCGAATGCATGAGGACGATGTGTTCAAGACCGCGTTTCGGACTCACGACGGGCACTTCGAGTTCCTGGTAATGCCTTTCGGCCTGACAAACGCGCCGTCCACCTTCCAGGCCGCCATGAATTCTATATTCCAACCTATGCTTCGCAAGTTCGTCATCGTGTTTTTTGATGATATACTGATATATAGCCCGTCCGTTGAGGACCATGCGGCTCATCTGTCGGCGGTCCTAACCGTTTTGCGCAAGCACAGTTTCTTCGTTAAGTTGTCCAAGTGCTCATTCTGCAGTCCGACGGTGGAATATCTTGGTCATCTCATTTCCGATGGCTTATTGAAAGCGGACCCAGCAAAAATTGTGGCGATGACCGCGTGGCCAGTGCCAACGACGGTGAAGCAGTTACGGGGTTTCCTGGGGCTGACAGGGTATTACAGGCGGTTCATTGCGCGGTACGCCTTCATTGCCGCCCCGCTCACGGACCTCCTGAAGAAGGACGGATTTGGCTGGTCCCTCGCCGCGGAGGAGAGTTTCAGCGCTTTGAAAGAGGCCATGACAAAGGCGCCAGTATTGCGGCTTCCCGATTTCGGGAAACTTTTTTGTGTGGAAACAGACGCGTCAGATTCGGGCATTGGGGCCGTTTTGCTACAAGATGATCATCCCGTGGCCTTTTACAGCAAAAAGCTCGGCCCCCGGCGGAGGGTGGCCTCTACTTATCACAAAGAGCTTTATGCGATAGTAGAAGCAGTTCAGAAGTGGCGCCAATATCTCTTGGGCCGTGAGTTCGTCATCCGAAGTGATCAGAAGAGTTTGAAGGAATTACTCCAACAGGTGGTACAGACACCCGATCAGCAGCTTTATGTGAGGAAACTGATGGGATATAAATTCACAATCGAGTATAAGAAAGGGACTATGAACAGGGTAGCGGATGCGTTATCCCGTCGGGAAGAAACCGACCAGTCGGCACCCCCAGCCACCCTGCCCAGCGAGACCACGTCGGCTGACCCTCACCTGTCCGACGAGGAGGAAAGCACTCCCGAGGATCAGTGTCGACAGCTTCTGGCCGTAACACAGCCAGTGCCGGAGCTGCTGGACCTCCTGCGACGTGAGACAGCTTCCTCACCGCAAATGCGCGAGATAGCAGCGACTATTCGGGACGGCACAGCGGCAACACACCTGACATTCGCAGGTGGCCTAGTGTACTACAATCGCCGCATTTTTGTGGGGACACGTTCCTCGGCTCGAGCCGCTATTATGGACGAATATCACAGCTCACCCTCGGCAGGTCACCCGGGCTTCGAACGGACGTTACGACGGATTAGGGCAGAATTCTATTGGCCCGGAATGAAAAAGGAGGTAAAGAAGTTTGTGGAGGCATGTATCGTGTGTCAAACGACGAAATACTCAACACAGAAACCAGCTGGCCTTTTGCAACCCCTACCAGTGCCTACACAGGTTTGGGCGGACGTGTCGATGGATTTTGTTACGGGCCTGCCGCAGTCAAGGGGATACACCGCGattatggtggtggtggacaGATTGTCGAAGTATGCTCATTTCGCACCCTTACCAACCCGTTTTGATGCCTTACGGGTGGCTCACCTATTCGTCAACACGGTGGTCCGGCATCATGGGTTCCCTTTAACGTTGGTTTCGGACAGGGACTCGGTGTTCCTAAATCAAGTGTGGGCGGAGTTGATGCGTTTAAGTGGAACAAAGCTGAATTTTTCAACCGCGTATCATCCACAGTCGGACGGGCAGACGGAGGTCCGCAATCGGGGGTTGGAGCAGTATTTGAGAGCCTTTACATCAGATCGACCTTCTAAGTGGGCCAATTTCTTGCCGTGGGCGGAATTGGCACTCAACTGTTTTCACCATTCGGGGTTGGGCATGTCACCCTTCAAGGCGTTGTATGGCCGCGACCCCCCGAGCTTGGTGTTCGCTCAACCTTCGGCGGCTACCCCTTCCTCGGCGGCGGATTTGATTCGCCAAAGGAGCGAGTTGCTGGTGGAGCTGAGACGGAATTTGGAGCGAGCACAGCGCCGCATGCGGGACTCGGCAAATAAACATCGACGCCACGTCGAATTTGAGGTTGGCGACCTCGTGTTACTGAAATTGCAACCGTATAGACAGCATTCTGTTGCGCGGCCGCAGTCGGCTAAGTTGGCGCGGCGATACTATGGCCCCTTCGAGATCGTGGAGCGCATAGGCCCGGTGGCGTACAGGTTGCGGTTGCCCGAGGGGAGCCGTATTCATAACGTTTTCCACGTGAACCTTCTGCGTGCGTTTGTTGCGGGCGGCACGGCTGGCGGGGGAATGGAGTTACCCTCAGAATTTTTTGGGGATAGGCCGATTGTGTATCCGGTTCGGGTGCTGGACAGAAAGGTGCTATGGTACGACGGAAGACCGGTGGAACACGTCTTGGTGCGGTGGTCCGATGGTACTGACTCGCCAACGTGGGAGCCGTCCGAGGTAGTTCGCGAGCGATTTCCAAATgttctccttgaggacaaggagttTGCAATGGGGGAGGGGGTTGATACGGACCCTCCGCATCCCAATCATGATCCGGCAGCGGAGCCGGCGGAGCCGCGGCAGTCTGAACAAGAGCCAGCAGCAGGGGCAGTAGCCCACGGGACAGAGGAGTTAGAGGAAGTACGAGTGGTGCAGGAGACCGTCGGCAAGGACAGACGAGCGAAGGGAGTACGCGGGGAAGCGTCCATCGCGAAGACGAAGCCAGCAAGGAACGCAAGGCCTCCGAAGAGGTTCGGCGACTTCGTCGCCAAGTAATTCTTTCCAtgattagttagttagttag contains:
- the LOC121757445 gene encoding uncharacterized protein LOC121757445, producing the protein MNRFHNNGKSGWGGHRPDSFASGASRRQNFSIRRNDVFHRQPSDGEDLEGRPNGDPHQEDTVNGKLDRLLEQMNRFDQWRDETDRRFENMDPPATRETEPPLGFAETDDGGFEEFRKRNSGDMGYRARHPTGGRRQGSMEDREYRVERGRWGSAWDAPGNRYVRPQFGGVPQQFDRPVSCWDPPQRYQSSSGSFDKNQVSMKPPRFDGTDATSWISRVHYYFDHVMMPEAQRLHYAVMLFDPPASEWVFNYCANTDFVTWQEFLEDVRHRFDKQSFKDYFGLIAKLTQTGTVLEYHDTFERYLNRVQGVPEVKLFTLYVAGLKPDMQERVTLRQPRSLAAAMALSLELADSQPDRSLGQYPSGFQRRTWQGRDNRPSANPLGPQPPAAQGARQGPLGEPQQRVKEQTRGPTIRVSQAEKSERSRLGLCWHCPEKWVIGHVCKQRMLCYADEEDSFSDEGDGDVKDNDLQPEIAHIHSLEGGRRSRPLKVLGHIQDREVCILVDTGSDRDFVHPTIAESLHLPLSPIRPFRVFVGNGAALLCTHMAMQTKLRVQGCEFVVDLHILPIHGPDVILGMDWLESLGRISADFSSKTLEFCHNRQPFTLRGITAPPRRLAARTLLSMHSSPDVLECFEIALLELESSAGEPAQFPSDLPRGVAAVLDEFGSVFRVPTGMPPVRPYDHRIHLLPGSKPVNVRPYRYPYFQKNEIERQVREMLEQGIIQRSNSPFSSPVLLIRKKDGSFRFCIDYRSLNTATIPDHFPIPTADELFDELGKARVFSKLDLRSGYHQIRMHEDDVFKTAFRTHDGHFEFLVMPFGLTNAPSTFQAAMNSIFQPMLRKFVIVFFDDILIYSPSVEDHAAHLSAVLTVLRKHSFFVKLSKCSFCSPTVEYLGHLISDGLLKADPAKIVAMTAWPVPTTVKQLRGFLGLTGYYRRFIARYAFIAAPLTDLLKKDGFGWSLAAEESFSALKEAMTKAPVLRLPDFGKLFCVETDASDSGIGAVLLQDDHPVAFYSKKLGPRRRVASTYHKELYAIVEAVQKWRQYLLGREFVIRSDQKSLKELLQQVVQTPDQQLYVRKLMGYKFTIEYKKGTMNRVADALSRREETDQSAPPATLPSETTSADPHLSDEEESTPEDQCRQLLAVTQPVPELLDLLRRETASSPQMREIAATIRDGTAATHLTFAGGLVYYNRRIFVGTRSSARAAIMDEYHSSPSAGHPGFERTLRRIRAEFYWPGMKKEVKKFVEACIVCQTTKYSTQKPAGLLQPLPVPTQVWADVSMDFVTGLPQSRGYTAIMVVVDRLSKYAHFAPLPTRFDALRVAHLFVNTVVRHHGFPLTLVSDRDSVFLNQVWAELMRLSGTKLNFSTAYHPQSDGQTEVRNRGLEQYLRAFTSDRPSKWANFLPWAELALNCFHHSGLGMSPFKALYGRDPPSLVFAQPSAATPSSAADLIRQRSELLVELRRNLERAQRRMRDSANKHRRHVEFEVGDLVLLKLQPYRQHSVARPQSAKLARRYYGPFEIVERIGPVAYRLRLPEGSRIHNVFHVNLLRAFVAGGTAGGGMELPSEFFGDRPIVYPVRVLDRKVLWYDGRPVEHVLVRWSDGTDSPTWEPSEVVRERFPNVLLEDKEFAMGEGVDTDPPHPNHDPAAEPAEPRQSEQEPAAGAVAHGTEELEEVRVVQETVGKDRRAKGVRGEASIAKTKPARNARPPKRFGDFVAK